The Cervus canadensis isolate Bull #8, Minnesota chromosome 13, ASM1932006v1, whole genome shotgun sequence genomic interval TCGACGTTGGCTTTTAGAGCCCTTGCTTTCTCTTGTCCCCAGCAAGGGCCAATGGCAACGTGAACAGCATATGTGACTATGCCCAGATCAAGAAAGGTTGTAAAGTTTCTCTACCCAAGGGGGACACTCACCCCTCTGGAAGGTGCCAATTGCTCACTGGGGCTGTGCGGTGCTCTGGCTGTGGGTATCCAGAGTAAGACATCCAGCCGGACAGGCCGCCCTCCTCTTCCACGCCTTCAACTTCCCTCTCGGGGATATCAGACTCACACTTCTCTCCAAGCCTCGCCTGCTCTCATCTCACTAGCACACAAGGGCAAAAGCTGTGAGCTGCCAGGCAATGTGGGGCCCAGCTACGGAGACTGGTAATCCAGAGGTCATCACCGAGGGCTTTGGATGGGAGAGCAGGACGCCAGAATCCCATTCTAAAGTCATGTTCCCCTGGGcacactcaagagtcttcaattCCTGTTTCATTGTTTGATGGTCCTCTTGACCCTTGCTGGCTCTGGCATAATGTCCATGGTGGAGCATGAGGAGCACTTTACTAGACACCATGGAAGACAGCCCAGGgtgctaagacttcatgctctcaGTACCCCCTCTAGAACACAAGGTCCACACTGGGGGCCACAGCCCCTCTGAAGGGAATCTGTAACTGCTGTATAATGGCCCTTGCCAGCCAAGTTGCAAGTATAGTCACAAACTGCCAACCAGAGAGTTTCCTCACTAGTAGACCGTTACAGGTTCTGGCACTGTTACAGATGCTGGTACCACAAGCCCCAGCCTTGTGATGGCTGCAGGGGACCACACCCTTCCCCAAAGACTCAAAGCCAGAACTTCCCAAGTAGTTCAGATCTTCCCCTTTGAGACCTCAAGCCACTCCTGGGTGTTTCCCAGAGAtataggaagacccagagggtttTTTCCTTAGACTCTTGGCAAACATTATTCCCTGGGGAGTTCACACTGGCTGTAAAGTCAGGCACAAATAGAACCCACCACCACTCCCACTCCCATCGAAGTTGCTGTGGGCTTTCTAGCTTCCCTAACAGTACCTTCAGGTTGCTAGAGGCTCCTATGGGCCTgctctctgaaaaaaaataaaaaatgcaatacCTCCATTCAAGCCCCCTCTGATCTCAAAGGCTATGTTTCTGTGAGTCTGTGAGCAGAGGGAAATGCACCTAGCTCCCCCAGGGAGCCAAGGCCCATCTGGACCAGCTTGTAGAGGCAGCGCTGGGAGAGGCCCAGAGGAGGTGGCAGCAAGGACTCTGCTCAGAGCTGCTTTCTGCTGAAGGTCAGGTCTGCAGAGCTCAAAGCCCAAGACTCACCTCTTCTGCCTCTCTGACTCCCGGAGTCTCCTTCGCACCTGATTCCTCTATGTTCTCTCCCTTCTTGCAGAAACACAAAATGCAGTGGGCTTCCATCCTGCTGCTGGCGGGGCTCTGCTCCCTCTCCCGGGCCCAGTATGAGGAAGACTCTCACTGGTGGTTTCAATTCCTCCGCAACCAGCAATCCACCTATGACGATCCCTATGACCCTTACCCCTATGAGCCTTACGAGCCTTACCCCTACGGGGGAGAGGAAGGTCCAGCTTATGCCTACggctctccacccccaccagagCCCCGAGACTGCCCTCAGGAGTGCGACTGTCCCCCCAACTTCCCCACAGCCATGTACTGCGACAACCGCAATCTCAAGTACCTGCCCTTTGTCCCCTCCCGCATGAAGTATGTCTACTTCCAGAACAACCAGATCTCTTCCATCCAGGAGGGTGTCTTCGACAATGCCACTGGGCTGCTCTGGATTGCTCTCCATGGCAACCAGATCACCAGTGATAAGGTGGGCAAGAAGGttttctccaagctgaggcaccTGGAGAGGCTGTATCTGGACCACAACAACCTGACCCGGATACCCAGCCCACTGCCCCGATCCCTGAGAGAGCTCCATCTTGACCACAACCAGATCTCAAGGGTCCCCAACAATGCGCTGGAGGGGCTGGAGAACCTCACAGCCTTGTACCTTCATCACAACGAGATCCAGGAAGTGGGCAGTTCGATGAGAGGCCTCCGATCACTGATCTTGCTGGATCTGAGCTACAACCATCTGAGGAAGGTACCTGATGGACTGCCCTCAGCCCTTGAGCAGTTGTACCTAGAGCACAACAACGTCTTCTCAGTCCCCGACAGCTACTTCCGGGGCTCCCCCAAGCTGCTGTATGTGCGGCTATCCCACAACAGCCTCACCAACAACGGCCTGGCCTCGAATACCTTCAATTCCAGCAGCCTCCTTGAGCTTGACCTCTCCTACAATCAGCTGCAGAAGATCCCCCCAGTCAGCACCAACCTGGAGAACCTCTACCTCCAAGGCAACAGGATCAATGGTGAGACGCTGGCAAAGGGGAGTGGGGAGTGCTGTCTGTTGCATTGGAAAGATCTGATCCCAAGTGCTGGGGGCAACACAGAAGAATTAGAAGTAGGAGAACCAAAGAATATTGATGAAGCAAGTTGAGAACCCTGCCACATCCCCGTACAAAATGGTCCAGAGTGGCATACTCTTAGACTACATGGCAGGGCTAGGAAAAGTCACTGGGGAGTGGGTTGGTATGGAAGAAGAATTCTCAGAAGAGGTAAGCCTAAATTTAGGTCCCGAAAAATAAATGGGTATGGGCTGGAGGAACACAGGACTGAGCCATCCTTAGAGATGCCATCGCCACAAAAGGACCAGTCATTTACCAGGTCACTTTGAGGGGACAGCTAGGAGACTGCTGTGTCTAACAGGAAGGGTTCATGTGTCAAGCTATGAGAAATGAGTTTGGAGAGGTTTGGGAGGGGGTGGTTCGTAGACAAGGGCATTTAAGTTGAGGAGGAAAGTGGGCTGCTAAGAAACCACTGTATCTGTACTTTCTCACTGACTCCAGGGGGGACGAGctctctgtccccacccctcATCAGCCTGGTCTTATGCTTGGATGCTTGTGTTTTAAACATGCAGCCGGTGGACGGGAGTTTGCAGCCCCGCCGAGCTGCGAGCAGCACTTGCTCTGGCTGGCTCTCCAGGAGCATGAGGAGCCCCTGGTGGTGGGGCAGAGGGTCCCTGGGTGACACGAGCTTGGCCCCGACCAAACCCTGCAGTGGCGAGCAAGCACAAGGCCTCCTGTTTCCCAAACACTCCCCACAAGGCCCAACGGCCGGCCGGTCTGTCTGCGAGAACCAAAGTCTCCATTTCCGATTGGACTGTCTAGGTGCCTCTCAGTCCCTCTCTGGGTCTTGTGTTCAGAATGTGCTTACACTGCGCCAGAGCCTCTGATGTCTCAGCCCAGTTGGAAGGCGCTGAGCCAGCATTAACTTCTCCTCCTCCGCAGCAACGCACCTCTccccctgggggaggaaggacTCATTAGTGGCCATTGGCAGAGGGCTTTGAAGTAGAGCCTGCTGAGAGCAAACAGCACCGTCCCAGCATCAAAGCACAGATAGGACTGAGGCCACAGCCTCTCCATGGATCTCTCTCTCCCTGTGCTCACAGAACAGATCACTCATTTGGCAAGATGTTAACAAGCCAGGCAGCCCCCCGAGTGAGAGACGCACCAGTCCCAGAGGTGGACCATGGGGTGGGCAAGCTGAAAAGGTCTCTGGTTCTCTACTTTGAAGTGCAAGACACCATCATACACACAGCAAACTGTTCTGTGTTTAAAGTCTCTCTTTCTTTGGGGAAGGTCTTCCTGTTCCCAACGCAGGGTTCTCTAATCTCTCACATGTTGCATGATGTAAAAGCTTTGACATTTACTTGTAGCTGTCTATCATCTCACCCAGAAGTCACCACTACTTACCTGCTACCCACT includes:
- the FMOD gene encoding fibromodulin, which codes for MQWASILLLAGLCSLSRAQYEEDSHWWFQFLRNQQSTYDDPYDPYPYEPYEPYPYGGEEGPAYAYGSPPPPEPRDCPQECDCPPNFPTAMYCDNRNLKYLPFVPSRMKYVYFQNNQISSIQEGVFDNATGLLWIALHGNQITSDKVGKKVFSKLRHLERLYLDHNNLTRIPSPLPRSLRELHLDHNQISRVPNNALEGLENLTALYLHHNEIQEVGSSMRGLRSLILLDLSYNHLRKVPDGLPSALEQLYLEHNNVFSVPDSYFRGSPKLLYVRLSHNSLTNNGLASNTFNSSSLLELDLSYNQLQKIPPVSTNLENLYLQGNRINEFSISSFCTVVDVMNFSKLQVLRLDGNEIKRSAMPADAPLCLRLASLIEI